A window from Mycobacterium saskatchewanense encodes these proteins:
- a CDS encoding sensor domain-containing protein produces MRISAAVVGVALAAGGAVTIPAATAHPSEPGVVNYAVLGKGSVGNIVGGPMGWESVFTQPVQGDWVDLPACNNWADIGLPEVYDDPDLASFNGAVTQTSASDQTHFVKQAVGVFAGNDAAGRAFHRVTDRTVGCAGQTTALHLDNGTTQVWSFDGGPPGAADENWTKQEAGTDRRCFNQTRLRENVLLQAKVCQAGNGGPAVSVLAGAMQNALGQ; encoded by the coding sequence ATCCGGATCTCCGCCGCGGTGGTGGGCGTCGCTCTGGCGGCGGGAGGCGCGGTCACGATTCCCGCGGCAACCGCACACCCGTCGGAGCCCGGGGTGGTGAACTACGCGGTCCTGGGCAAGGGGTCGGTCGGCAACATCGTGGGCGGTCCGATGGGGTGGGAGTCGGTGTTCACCCAGCCGGTGCAGGGCGACTGGGTCGACCTTCCGGCGTGCAACAACTGGGCCGACATCGGTTTGCCCGAGGTGTACGACGACCCCGACCTGGCGTCGTTCAACGGCGCCGTCACGCAGACGTCGGCCAGCGACCAGACCCATTTCGTCAAGCAAGCCGTCGGGGTGTTCGCCGGCAACGACGCCGCCGGGCGGGCGTTCCACCGGGTCACCGACCGAACCGTTGGCTGTGCTGGGCAAACGACGGCGCTGCACCTGGACAACGGTACGACGCAGGTGTGGTCGTTCGACGGCGGTCCGCCGGGCGCCGCGGACGAGAACTGGACCAAGCAAGAAGCCGGCACCGACCGGCGGTGCTTCAATCAAACCAGGCTGCGCGAAAACGTGTTGCTGCAGGCGAAAGTTTGCCAGGCTGGCAACGGCGGACCCGCGGTCAGCGTGTTGGCGGGGGCCATGCAGAACGCGCTGGGTCAGTAG
- a CDS encoding catalase — MTERFTTNDAGIAAPSDDQSLTVGPDGPILLQDHYLIEQMAQFNRERIPERQPHAKGGGAFGQFEVTNDVSQYTRAAVFQPGAKTEMLARFSTVAGERGSPDTWRDPRGFALKFYTTEGNFDLVGNNTPVFFMRDPLKFQHFIRSQKRTQARNLRDHNMQWDFWTLSPESAHQVTWLMGDRGIPKNWRHMNGYSSHTYSWINAAGEIFWVKYHFISDQGIDFLTQEDADRLAGEDGDYHQRDLYESIERGDHPSWTLKMQVMPYEEARTYRFNPFDLTKVWPHGDYPLIDVGRMTLNRNVTDYHTEIEQAAFEPNNTVPGTGLSPDKMLQARGFSYSDAHRARLGTNYRQIPVNEPKVEVNSYSKDGAMRVKNVSDPVYAPNSYGGPHADPARAAEVRWHADGDMVRAAYTLHAEDDDWGQAGTMVREVLDDAARDRLAHNIIGHVSKGVKEPVLSRVFEYWRNVDPDLGKKVEEGVRGQ; from the coding sequence ATGACGGAGCGGTTCACGACCAATGACGCCGGCATCGCTGCGCCCAGCGACGACCAGTCGCTGACCGTCGGCCCCGATGGCCCGATCCTGCTGCAGGACCACTACCTGATCGAACAGATGGCGCAATTCAACCGGGAGCGCATCCCGGAGCGCCAGCCGCACGCCAAGGGCGGCGGCGCCTTCGGCCAGTTCGAGGTCACCAACGACGTCAGCCAGTACACCCGGGCCGCGGTGTTCCAGCCCGGCGCCAAGACCGAGATGCTGGCCCGGTTCTCCACCGTCGCGGGCGAGCGGGGCAGCCCAGACACGTGGCGGGACCCGCGCGGCTTCGCGCTGAAGTTCTACACGACCGAGGGCAACTTCGACCTGGTCGGCAACAACACCCCGGTGTTCTTCATGCGCGACCCGCTGAAGTTCCAGCACTTCATCAGGTCTCAAAAACGGACGCAGGCAAGGAACCTGCGCGACCACAACATGCAGTGGGACTTCTGGACGCTGTCGCCGGAGTCGGCGCACCAGGTGACCTGGCTGATGGGCGACCGCGGCATTCCGAAGAACTGGCGCCACATGAACGGCTACAGCAGCCACACCTACAGCTGGATCAATGCCGCCGGCGAGATCTTCTGGGTGAAGTACCACTTCATCAGCGACCAGGGCATCGATTTCCTGACCCAGGAGGACGCCGACCGGCTGGCCGGCGAGGACGGCGACTACCACCAGCGCGACCTGTACGAGTCGATCGAGCGCGGGGACCACCCGAGCTGGACGCTCAAGATGCAGGTCATGCCGTACGAGGAGGCCAGGACCTACCGGTTCAACCCGTTCGACCTGACGAAGGTGTGGCCGCATGGCGACTACCCCTTGATCGATGTCGGGAGGATGACGCTCAACCGCAACGTCACCGACTACCACACCGAGATAGAGCAGGCGGCGTTCGAGCCGAACAACACCGTGCCCGGCACCGGGTTGAGCCCGGACAAGATGCTGCAGGCCCGCGGCTTCTCCTACTCGGACGCGCACCGCGCGCGGCTGGGCACCAACTATCGCCAGATCCCGGTCAACGAACCCAAGGTCGAGGTGAACAGCTACTCCAAGGACGGCGCGATGCGGGTGAAGAACGTCTCCGACCCCGTCTACGCACCCAACTCCTACGGGGGCCCGCACGCCGACCCGGCGCGCGCCGCGGAGGTCCGGTGGCACGCTGACGGCGACATGGTCCGCGCCGCCTACACGCTGCACGCCGAGGACGACGACTGGGGTCAGGCCGGCACCATGGTGCGCGAGGTCCTCGATGACGCGGCCCGGGATCGGTTGGCGCACAACATCATCGGCCACGTCTCCAAGGGGGTCAAGGAGCCGGTGCTGTCGCGGGTGTTCGAGTACTGGCGCAACGTCGACCCCGACCTGGGCAAGAAGGTCGAGGAGGGCGTGCGGGGTCAATAA
- the egtB gene encoding ergothioneine biosynthesis protein EgtB — protein sequence MPARGAVNRERLADDLARARTRTLRLVDFEDAELYRQYDPLMSPLVWDLAHIGQQEELWLLRGGDPARPGLLPASVEGLYDAFVHSRASRVDLPLLSPTQARSYCGTVRSAVLDALDALPDEPDGAGDFTFGMVVSHENQHGETMLQALNLRSGAPLLRDTSGLPPGRPGLAGASVLVPAGPFVLGVDAATEPYSLDNERPAHVVDLPAFRIGRVPVTNGEWRHFIDDGGYRDSRWWSERGWQHRQRAGLTAPQFWSADGTTRVRFGHVEDVPADEPVQHVTYFEAEAYAAWAGARLPTEIEWEKACAWDPAANARRRFPWGSGPPSEAVANLGGAALRPAPVGAYPGGASAYGVEQMLGDVWEWTSSPLRPWPGFVPMIYERYSRPFFDGDYKILRGGSWAVEPGIVRPSFRNWDHPYRRQIFSGVRLAWDAGDNG from the coding sequence ATGCCCGCAAGGGGGGCTGTGAACCGGGAAAGACTCGCCGACGATCTCGCGCGGGCGCGCACGCGCACGCTGCGCCTGGTCGACTTCGAGGACGCGGAACTGTACCGGCAGTACGACCCGTTGATGAGCCCGCTGGTGTGGGACCTGGCCCACATCGGCCAGCAGGAAGAGCTGTGGTTGCTGCGCGGCGGCGACCCGGCGCGGCCCGGCCTGCTGCCGGCATCGGTCGAAGGACTCTATGACGCCTTCGTGCACTCCCGGGCCAGCCGGGTCGATCTGCCGCTGCTGTCCCCGACGCAGGCGCGGTCGTACTGCGGGACGGTGCGTTCCGCCGTGCTGGACGCCCTCGACGCGCTGCCGGACGAACCCGACGGTGCCGGCGACTTCACCTTCGGCATGGTGGTGAGCCACGAGAACCAACACGGCGAGACCATGTTGCAGGCGCTGAACCTGCGCAGCGGCGCGCCGCTGCTGCGCGACACCTCCGGCCTGCCGCCCGGCAGGCCGGGCCTGGCCGGTGCCTCGGTGCTGGTGCCCGCCGGGCCGTTCGTCCTCGGGGTGGACGCCGCGACCGAGCCGTACTCGCTGGACAACGAGCGACCCGCCCACGTGGTCGACCTGCCGGCCTTCCGGATCGGCCGGGTGCCGGTCACCAACGGCGAATGGCGGCACTTCATCGACGACGGCGGCTACCGCGACTCGCGCTGGTGGTCGGAGCGGGGTTGGCAGCACCGGCAGCGGGCGGGTCTGACGGCTCCCCAGTTCTGGAGCGCCGACGGTACGACGCGCGTCCGGTTCGGCCACGTCGAAGACGTTCCGGCCGACGAGCCGGTGCAGCATGTCACCTACTTCGAGGCCGAGGCGTACGCCGCCTGGGCCGGCGCTCGACTGCCCACCGAGATCGAATGGGAGAAGGCCTGCGCGTGGGACCCGGCGGCCAACGCGCGCCGCCGCTTCCCGTGGGGATCGGGGCCGCCGTCGGAAGCTGTCGCCAACCTGGGCGGTGCGGCGCTGCGCCCGGCGCCCGTCGGCGCGTACCCGGGCGGCGCCTCGGCGTACGGGGTGGAGCAGATGCTGGGCGACGTCTGGGAGTGGACCTCCTCGCCGCTGCGGCCGTGGCCGGGTTTCGTGCCGATGATTTACGAGCGGTACTCGCGGCCGTTCTTCGACGGCGACTACAAGATCCTGCGGGGCGGGTCGTGGGCCGTGGAGCCGGGGATCGTGCGGCCCAGCTTCCGAAACTGGGACCATCCCTACCGGCGTCAGATCTTCTCCGGCGTCCGCCTGGCCTGGGACGCCGGGGACAACGGCTGA
- the egtA gene encoding ergothioneine biosynthesis glutamate--cysteine ligase EgtA: MTFAAMTSADSQLHPRAPGAELADSSSAAAYIADGCLADGPLERVGLEVEAHCHDPADPLRRPGWEEITGVIGSLPALPGGSRVTVEPGGAVELSGPPAGGVLSAIHGMARDQSVLRSAFADAGLGLVYLGADPLRPPKRVNPGARYAAMEEFFATSRSGEAGASMMTSTASVQVNVDAGPRDGWAARVRLAHALGPTMIAMTANSPMLGGEFTGWVSTRQRVWGRMDSARCGPILGASGDDPGTDWARYALKAPVMMVNDPEPAAVTHWVPFADWADGRVPLGGRRPTVADLEYHLTTLFPPVRPRHWLEIRYLDSAPDAFWPAMVFTLVTLLDDPVAADIAAEAVAPVATAWDVAARAGLRDRRLHAAAARCVAVAAERAPADLADAMQRLARNVDQGRCPGDDFSDEVIEHGIAATVSQAARCPQGGL, encoded by the coding sequence ATGACGTTCGCCGCGATGACCAGCGCGGACTCACAGCTGCATCCTCGCGCGCCGGGCGCCGAGCTGGCCGACTCCTCGTCCGCGGCCGCGTACATCGCCGACGGCTGCCTGGCCGACGGCCCGCTCGAACGCGTCGGCCTCGAGGTGGAGGCCCATTGCCACGACCCGGCCGATCCGCTGCGCCGCCCGGGCTGGGAGGAGATCACCGGCGTCATCGGGTCGCTGCCCGCCCTGCCGGGCGGCAGCCGGGTCACCGTCGAGCCCGGCGGGGCCGTCGAACTGTCCGGCCCGCCCGCCGGCGGGGTCTTGTCCGCCATCCACGGCATGGCCCGCGACCAGTCCGTGCTGCGCTCGGCGTTCGCCGACGCCGGCCTCGGCCTGGTGTATCTCGGCGCGGACCCACTGCGGCCCCCCAAACGCGTCAACCCTGGCGCGCGGTACGCCGCCATGGAGGAGTTCTTCGCCACCAGCCGCTCGGGGGAGGCGGGCGCCTCGATGATGACGTCCACCGCGTCCGTCCAGGTCAATGTGGATGCCGGACCTAGGGACGGGTGGGCCGCGCGGGTCCGGCTGGCGCACGCCCTGGGGCCCACGATGATCGCGATGACGGCCAACTCGCCGATGCTGGGCGGCGAATTCACCGGGTGGGTGTCTACTCGGCAGCGGGTGTGGGGCCGGATGGACTCCGCGCGCTGCGGGCCCATCCTGGGCGCCAGCGGTGACGATCCGGGCACCGACTGGGCGCGCTACGCGCTCAAGGCCCCCGTGATGATGGTGAACGATCCGGAGCCGGCGGCGGTCACGCATTGGGTGCCGTTCGCCGACTGGGCCGACGGCCGCGTGCCGCTCGGTGGCCGCCGCCCGACCGTCGCCGACCTGGAATACCACCTGACCACGCTGTTCCCGCCGGTGCGCCCCCGGCATTGGCTGGAGATCCGGTACCTCGACAGCGCCCCGGACGCGTTCTGGCCGGCGATGGTGTTCACGCTGGTCACCCTCCTCGACGACCCGGTCGCCGCCGACATCGCGGCGGAGGCCGTCGCGCCGGTGGCCACCGCCTGGGACGTCGCGGCCCGCGCCGGCCTGCGGGACCGGCGGTTGCACGCGGCCGCCGCCCGGTGCGTGGCCGTCGCGGCCGAAAGGGCGCCCGCCGACCTCGCCGATGCCATGCAACGCCTGGCGCGCAACGTCGACCAGGGCCGATGTCCGGGCGATGACTTCTCCGACGAGGTGATCGAACACGGCATCGCGGCCACGGTCTCGCAGGCCGCGCGATGCCCGCAAGGGGGGCTGTGA